One Synechocystis sp. LKSZ1 genomic window, AGGTTGTCGCTGAAACGGAACCCGAGGCCCCTACCGTAGAAGCTTCATCTGTTATTGACTCCTCAGCAGACGTTCCAATGCCGGTAGTTGCGACGGAAGACCAAAAGCCAATCCGTGAAGAATCTGCCGTTCATCCCCTCTTGGGCAAAAAAGTCGTCATTGCTGGAACCCTTGGCCAAATGAATCGGGAAGAAGCCAAAGACCGCATCCAGGCCTGCGGTGGCAGTGTTACCAGTTCCCCTAGCTCCAAGACCCACTACGTTATCGTCGGCAAGGCCCCCGGCGACAAACTCAAAAAAGCCCAAAAGCTGGGCATTCCTCAACTCTCCGAAACCCAATTCCTGAAGTTGCTGGACAGTCAGTCCTAGCTAGTACCCTGACTAAGTATGGGGTGAGGGCCTCAAAAGGGCTCTATCCCCCGATCTACAATAGAAGTACCGCCCTCTTATCCGAGTCTTGAGACCTATGAATAAAACCGTCGGGGAAGTGATGACCCCTAATCCCATCACGGTTACACCGGAAACCCCCCTGCAAACTGCTATTAAACTTCTGGCTGAACATCGTATCAGCGGCCTGCCCGTGGTCGATGACCAGCAAAAATTAGTCGGCGTGATCTCTGATACCGATTTGATGTGGCAAGAATCTGGTGTGGATGCGCCCCCCTACATCATGCTCCTGGATAGTATTATCTACCTACAAAATCCCGCCCGTTACGAAAAAGAACTACACAAGGCCCTAGGCCAGACCGTCGGCGAAGTGATGAATGATATGCCCATTAGCATCCAACCGACCCGAACCCTGCGGGAAGCGGCCCACCTGATGAACGATAAAAAAATCCGCCGTTTACCGGTATTAGATCCAGAAACCCACAAAGTACTTGGCATTCTGACCCAGGGGGACATTATTCGAGACATGGCCCAGGGCTAGGACTCGAGGCTATACTCAGGGCAAACGTTGAGGAAAGAAAGGCATGTGTTTAGCCGTTCCAGGCCAGGTACTCAGCATTATTGGTGACGATCCCCTATTTCGCACGGGCAAGGTCAGTTTTGGCGGGGTCATGCGGGAGGTCAGCTTGGCCTATGTACCGGAGGTACAAGTCGGGGACTATGTGATTGT contains:
- a CDS encoding HypC/HybG/HupF family hydrogenase formation chaperone → MCLAVPGQVLSIIGDDPLFRTGKVSFGGVMREVSLAYVPEVQVGDYVIVHVGFALSKVDEAAAQQTLDDLAEIWPESA
- a CDS encoding CBS domain-containing protein, which encodes MNKTVGEVMTPNPITVTPETPLQTAIKLLAEHRISGLPVVDDQQKLVGVISDTDLMWQESGVDAPPYIMLLDSIIYLQNPARYEKELHKALGQTVGEVMNDMPISIQPTRTLREAAHLMNDKKIRRLPVLDPETHKVLGILTQGDIIRDMAQG